GATAATATCTGAAATTTTTACTTTCGAGTGACCGCCAGTATATACATGAAGATTTTTATCTGAGACTAAAATAGTCCCATCTTCAGATACATTTTTGGATTTCTGAATCGTTGCCTTACCTTCGTAATAAATTGTTTCATTAGCGTCACCTACCGAGATGCTAGGAGTAATTGGCTCCAAAGTTTCTGCTTTTCTTAAATCTTCTATCTGAGAGAAATAATTGATCAGTTCCTCAAGCATACCTTTCATATCATTTTCAAGTTGAACCAAATCTATGAATTCAATTAGAAAATTTCGTTCTGCTTCATTGAAGTCTAGGTCTTCAACTGCTTCTAGTAAAATAGAAGCGAATCCGGTCATAATGGCATTTTCAAAAGCTTCGGAAGATAAATTATTCTTAAATTCCAAAAGGAGTTCTTTCTCTTCTTTTGAGAAATTTCTATCCTCAAAACTATTTTTTACATGAGTGATTAAAAATGTTGTAAGCAGTTCATCAGGGTACCTAGAAAAAGTTTTTAATTTCTTAATTCTTTCTCGAAGCGCATTTAGCTTTGTTTCATCTATTGAACCCTCAAGATTCTTTTCTAAAAATTCTATTGCTGCTTTTCTAGAGGACGAAAAAACGAATGCTGTAATAATAAATCCAATCGCTAGGAAAAATCCAAACCAGCCCCAAATGAATGGGAAAACTAATATACCAAGTATACCAGTGCCTCCAAGAATACTTTCAATAATAGTAGCTTGAGATTTCGGAAGTGTGGCAAGTATCTCCTGAGCCGAACTAAAATCATAGCCTGCCTTTTGTCTTGCTTTTGAGCTACTCAAATTTTGACGATACTGAAAGCCGGCAACTCCTCCACCTACATAACTTTGACCCTTCGCGTTAACCCCTACTCTAAGTCCCTTGATCCCAGTTGATACCCCAAGACCACTTTTTGAAAAGTTTAATTTAAATGGACCAGCTTTAACTGATTTTCTATAACTAATTCCCATTACTTATCCACACTTCTTTTTTGAACTACTGATTGATCCATCATTGCAAACAAATCTTCCATCAGATGTGCAATGAGAAACTCCACCCTTCTTTCCAGAACAAGGCTTGTTTGCAGCCATTAATCCATTCAAATGAATAGAATTAACTAATATAAAAATATATAAATATCTAACCTATATTAATCGCATAACGCGCATGATTTATTTCAAAAAAATTTGAAATAAATTAACTTATAACCCAGAGGGTACTGTTGACAGATTATGAGGGAATGGCCATTATGAATCCAATGTGACATAGTCCTGTGCCTTGAATTCGATGATTTTTTAGGATTCATACTAATGAATCAAGGAGTCACACATGGCAAATAAGAAGGTAACTTCTCCAAGTGTTGCAAGCCTCGCCGCTAAATTGCTCGCGAACCCAAAAAGTTCAAAAGCATTTAAGTCGGTCGCAGGTTCCAGCTTGAGCCAGAGAGAGAAAAAGAAGTAAGAACCTACTTCTCTCCCCGGCCTAGTTCACACTCTTCGGTGCTACAAATAGAACCGAAGCAAATTTCATTCGGGGCCTGTTCGCAGCAGGTCCCTGTTTTTCCAATTACAGTAAAATCAATAATTGGTACCACTCTTTTTTCAAGTTTGGGACCTAATACGTAAAATGCGGATAATGACGCTTCCGGAAAATATCGAAATCTTCAATGGCAATTCCAAGCTGAGTATTTCTTAGCCAAATCTTTAATAATTGATAATCAGATAAAATCATATCATTCAAGATTCCAACAACTTGCCCGTTAATAGATGAAATGATTTGGTAGCAAATTCGCTTTTCATTTTTAGAAATATGAATGTGCCACGTATCTAATATTTCAAATTTTCCACATGATCTTAGGAATTCCAATGCGATCTCTTCCGCCACCATATTACAATTGCTATATCTAAGTTATTTATTGCATACTTTCAAAAATATCTTACGCAATTCAAATATTTTTTCACTAACTGCTTTTTCTGGATCCTCCCCTCTCAAAGTAACTGATACTAAAAGGTCTTGAAGGATTTTTTCTATCTGTTTATCTTCCAACACGAAAAACAGTATATCTAGAAGGTGGGACAAAATACTATACAAATATACAGTATTTATGAGACATAAGTGGAATTATTTAAACAAATATGAAGAGATATCTCCTTCTATCGCTCTTAAAAATTAACTTGCGTTATGCTTAAATATATGCAATTTCTAATGTATGGAAACATACGACCCAGATCAACTTTATACATGGCTTCAGCATCGAGATACTGAAGAATGGCATTTGTTTAAATCAAAAAACTTTGTAGACAGAAAGACATTTACGAAAAATTGCCACATAGACGCGATAGAGTCAATGTGCTCATTAATGAAAGCAAACGAAGTAGCATTCGAATTGAAGGAAAAATGCGTAAAGGAAGATAGAGCAAGAATGCAAGCAGCTGAAATACTAAAAAGAGATGCTTGCGGAAGGTGTGTATCTACTCTATATTCTACCCCAGCGTATAAGAAAACTAAGCCTAGAACTAAATAGCAATCAACTCTTTTGAACGTTCATCCGCATATTCAAGTCCAGCTTCAACTATATCAACAATATTTGACCTGCAATTTGTTATGCGTAGTTTATCTACGATGTTCTTCGATCCAAACTTTAAAAAGATATCCAAGAATAGTGCGTTGATGAATGAACTGTTAAGATTTGTTACACCTGAAAAATCTAAGGTTATTTTTTCATCTGATTGAATCGATTGAGGTACGATAATTTCATTTACTAATTTCACTGCACGCATCGAATCTAATCCAGACCGACCAATATGATCAAATAGTTTAATCGTCATTGTCAATTACCCCCTTAAATTTTCCACTTCTACTAATTAGACCTAATTCTTTCTTCGTTTCCATCAATGCTTCTTGAAAATCAGGTAGACCGGATTTTTTAAAAGCAATGTTTACTGCTACGCCTTTGAAGTAACAATCGGCAGATAGCACCTTTAACTGAGCATTTTCTATTATAGCATTACCTGAGACAAGACAAAACTTTCCCGATAATTTTTCAGATAATTTTTTTAAAATTGATAAACCAACACCCGCATTGACTGGGGTTTGGTAAAGAGACTTAATATGATTTTTAGATGAAACTTTTGGCTCCAGAGCTTTCTGAATCGCATCTGCATCCGACCAATTATCTCTGTAGTGCGGAGAGTTATTATTTTTGAAACTATCTAAAATCCCTATTCCATAATCAGCAATTCCAATTCTAACCAATTCAGTTTTCCTATAAAATTGAGCAGAAATAAATCCCCTACTTTCAGAATGCTGAACCACATTGTTTACGAGTTCGGATAAGGCATAAACAAGTAAGTCATAAATTTCTGAATTCTCTGTTTGATGATCAATTTTACTTTTTTCTTCCTCCGGAACACAACAGCGCGCGATACCATCTGAAATTACATCAACAGATCCTTTATTAATTCCAAATTCTTGAATCTCAGTAAATATTCCATAAGAGTCATGTCTTTGAAATTTTTCTGGCATCGAAATATTACAAATGCTGAAAAAGTTCATTCTTTGAAAATAATCTACTGCTTCGAAATGCTCATGATTCATGAAGAAAACAGGAATCTCTTCCGACAAATAAGCTTTTACCTTACTAATAAGAGTAACCAGAGCAACTGGAGAATATTGTTTAACTTTCTCAAAATCTATAACCACTGGCTCTTGATTTGGTTTCTTGAGGTAGCTTAGAAATTCGAAAAGATCATCATACCCATGTGAAGGGAGTTTAATTACCATTTCGCATTTCCAATAGTATATACATCTTCCTATTTAAGTTATCTGAGTTCCAGCGTTTTTGAGAGACATAGTCCGTTTAATCTTAAATTCATTACCCCTGAAAATTTCAATTACACT
This region of Leptospira sp. WS60.C2 genomic DNA includes:
- a CDS encoding ATP-binding protein, whose amino-acid sequence is MVIKLPSHGYDDLFEFLSYLKKPNQEPVVIDFEKVKQYSPVALVTLISKVKAYLSEEIPVFFMNHEHFEAVDYFQRMNFFSICNISMPEKFQRHDSYGIFTEIQEFGINKGSVDVISDGIARCCVPEEEKSKIDHQTENSEIYDLLVYALSELVNNVVQHSESRGFISAQFYRKTELVRIGIADYGIGILDSFKNNNSPHYRDNWSDADAIQKALEPKVSSKNHIKSLYQTPVNAGVGLSILKKLSEKLSGKFCLVSGNAIIENAQLKVLSADCYFKGVAVNIAFKKSGLPDFQEALMETKKELGLISRSGKFKGVIDNDD
- a CDS encoding STAS-like domain-containing protein, producing MTIKLFDHIGRSGLDSMRAVKLVNEIIVPQSIQSDEKITLDFSGVTNLNSSFINALFLDIFLKFGSKNIVDKLRITNCRSNIVDIVEAGLEYADERSKELIAI